One window of the Natronomonas marina genome contains the following:
- a CDS encoding acyl-CoA dehydrogenase family protein, which yields MVDFSDSEIERMIRSSIQDLMEKYDESYWAEIRASDSYPTEVWQDLGEHGWLGVAIPEEYGGQGMGMQELAMVIEEVGANGGWPITIQFVLSPLFGGETLAAHGTEAQKERWLPQLASGDARWALGVTEPDSGLNTTSISTTAERDGDEYVIDGQKTWCSGAAEAERITLLARTVPPEEAERPSHGFSIFLVDPDDPNVEYENIPLDGYFPDRTYNLHLDGVRVHEDDMVGDEHEGFHQIFDTLNTERITTAACAAGTGRYAIEKAAEYANEREVFDAPIGSHQGIQHKLAEAHAELQASRLMNTKAAWLYDNGEPAGAASNIGNFLCAKSGWEACEAATTTFGGMSLSREMGVAAMTSYVRHLRIAPVSEEMILNHVAEEELGLPKSY from the coding sequence CGAGCGACAGCTACCCGACCGAGGTGTGGCAGGACCTCGGCGAACACGGGTGGCTTGGCGTTGCGATCCCCGAGGAGTACGGCGGCCAGGGGATGGGAATGCAGGAACTCGCAATGGTGATCGAGGAGGTCGGCGCCAACGGGGGCTGGCCGATAACGATCCAGTTCGTCCTTTCGCCGCTGTTCGGCGGGGAGACGCTCGCCGCACACGGGACCGAAGCACAGAAAGAGCGGTGGCTCCCGCAGCTGGCGTCCGGCGACGCCCGGTGGGCGCTCGGCGTGACCGAGCCCGACTCGGGGTTGAACACGACGAGTATCTCGACGACCGCCGAGCGGGACGGCGACGAGTACGTCATCGACGGACAGAAGACCTGGTGTTCCGGTGCCGCGGAGGCCGAGCGGATCACCCTTCTTGCGAGGACGGTCCCCCCGGAGGAGGCCGAACGGCCGAGCCACGGGTTCTCGATCTTCCTCGTCGACCCGGATGACCCGAACGTCGAGTACGAGAACATCCCGCTGGACGGGTACTTCCCCGACAGGACGTACAACCTCCACCTCGACGGCGTCCGCGTCCACGAGGACGACATGGTCGGCGACGAGCACGAGGGGTTCCATCAAATATTCGATACTCTCAACACGGAGCGGATCACGACGGCGGCGTGTGCCGCCGGGACGGGCCGATACGCGATCGAGAAGGCCGCCGAGTACGCGAACGAACGCGAGGTCTTCGACGCCCCGATCGGCAGCCACCAGGGCATCCAGCACAAACTCGCCGAAGCCCACGCCGAGCTACAGGCGTCGAGACTGATGAATACCAAGGCAGCGTGGCTCTACGACAACGGCGAACCGGCCGGCGCCGCCTCGAACATCGGGAACTTCCTCTGTGCGAAAAGCGGGTGGGAGGCCTGCGAAGCGGCGACGACCACCTTCGGCGGGATGAGCCTGAGTCGGGAGATGGGCGTCGCGGCGATGACCTCCTACGTCCGCCATCTGCGCATCGCTCCCGTGAGCGAGGAGATGATCCTGAACCACGTCGCCGAGGAGGAACTGGGGCTCCCCAAGTCGTACTGA